Within the Paracholeplasma manati genome, the region CGCATCTTGCGCATTGTTCATACCTGAATAACTATAGAAATAATCATCAAAATGGATGCCGTCGATGGCGTATTTGGTGACGAGTTCATTCACCACTTGATTTAAGTAATTTCTAACCGCTGGTTCGCCTGGGTTTAAGATGAGTTTACCTTGGCTATCAGCGATGACAAGGTTTGGATTTTTTCTCGCAAAATTATCTTCGTGTAATGCGTTCAATTGGGTCATTTTGTCATCGGTACCTGTGGATACACGATAAGGATTGAGCCATGCATGGATTTCAATCCCGCGTTTATGACCTTCTTCAACCATGAACGCTAGGACATCAAATCCAGGGTCAAAGCCTTCAGTACCGTTGATGTAACGAGACATCGGTGCGAACTCTGAATAATAGAACGCATCATTCATCGGTCTTACTTGGAAGAAAATGGTATTCATATGAACCGCTTTGACACGTTCAATGATGGCAATCAATTGGGCTTTATAAGCCGCTTCCGTCGTCATCATCGGAACGTCGATGTTAGAGACAGTTGCGACCCAAACAGCGCGCACTTCTTTGTCTTTTTCAGACCAAGTTGTTGGTAACTCAATCGGTGTATTGGTTTGATAATAATTGACCGGTTCGCCATCACGAATGACGTATAAGTTGTCTTCTACCGGTGGTAGTTGCATCCTAAAGCGCTCGGTTAAAGTTTCAGATACATTGAGTGCTTCGTCGATGGCGTAATATTCTAAGGTGTATAAGTTGTTTAAGTAAAACTCAAATGGGTCAACATAGACTTGCCATGAAGTCCAATTTGATCCATCGTGTAAGCGGTAATAAATGGTAGAATCGTCTTCTACAGATAAAGCGGCTGTCACTTCTGTGATGTAGTATAAACCTTCTTTGGTCCCTGTGATTTCTATCGCAGGGTCATTAGGTAAGGTTTGATCAATCACAATGGTCTTATAAGTGGCTGTTTTACAACCATCGTTGTTTCGATAACCAATGACATAATCGCCTTCTTCATCGAAAGTTACTGGTGCACTATAATCGGTCCATGTGCCACCATTGATGTTGTATTGAAGGTTGGTTACCCCATTTAAATTCATTACAGCACTTTGGTAGAAATCATTGCTGCCAGTACCTGCAAATAAGGCAGTTGGTAGGGCATAACATGGCACGACCACTTTGAGAGATAAGGTTTGAACCGGTGATTCTGCTCCTTCACTGCTGATCGTTTTGGTTTGAATGAAATAGTTGCCTGGGTTGGTTAATACCAAAGGTTCAGTATAAAGTACCCAAGGTCCGACACTGCCAAAGTTGATCGCGACCCACACTGGGTTACTACTATTTGCGTTGATCGATACCGATACGCCTGGTAAATAATCATTACCTGATTTGTCACCTGTTGGGGTAATTACAGGAACATCGGTATTGATTTTATTGATGATGAGGGTGTGTCCTTGAATGAGTGATTCTTCATTAGAAGCGTTGACCGCTTTAACGTGAATGGCATAGGTGCCTTGTGTCGTAAAGGTCACAGGGGTGGTATACAATGTCCATGTACCATAATCCAAACGATAATAAATTGTGTCCGGTGATGTGATGCTCATCGTGACATTGGTTCGGTATTCATCCCCTTGTTTGGTGCCTGTAAACATCACCACAGGGGAAGCAACATTGGATTCTGCGAGTGTCCCAAATGGCATGGTCGTCCATAGATTATTCACGACATTGGTCACGTTGGTTGTATTCAAATAGGCTGCGCTATAGAAGGCAGACCCGATGATTTCTGGGTATTGCGCATTGTGTAACAACTGGTTTTGAATTTCTGTACTACCCCAGTTTTGAGCAGCGGATATCGAGTGTCCAATGACGAGGTCTACGCCTGTACCACGCACTTGTTCGACCCACCAGTCCACCACGTTCGCGTATGGTGCGGCTGCGGTGGTGAATTGCCAGTATACTTGAGGGTTGATATAGTGTACCCAACCTTCTTTCACCCAACGTCTAGAATCTGCGAATTGAGCATAATAGGATTGCATCCCATTGGTATCCGATCCTTCGCCACCATTTTTCCAAATACCAAATGGTGAAATACCGAATCGAATGTTTTTACCATTGGCTAAATTATGGGCTTCAACGGCGTCAAAAGTCATTCTTACTGCGTCATTGACATTTTCACGACGCCAATCCTCTAGGGATAAATTATTCGGATTATTGGCAGCATAAGTGGTTGAATCGGCTGAGGTTGGTGTGCCTGAATAAGGATAAAAATAGTCGTCATAATGAATACCATCAATATCATACAAGTCCATGATTTCATCGACGATATTGACGATGTAATCTTTGACCTGTGGTTCACCCGGATTTAGTATATATGGGAAATTACCGTTCGAATCGGCATTCCCAGCGATGACCAACTGTGGGTTGATTCTCGCGAAATTCTTGGTGCTTAGCGCATTTAATGCGGTGGTTTTGGATGATGAGGTGGTCACGACACGATAAGGATTCATCCATGCGTGAAACTCGATCCCTTGTTGATGGGCATAATCAATCATAAATGCCATGACATCCCAGCCTGGATCGATGTTTTCAGTCCCTGACATGTACTTTGAAAATGGTGCATACATGGAATCGTACCACGCATCGTTCATCGGACGCGTTTGGAAGAAAATCGCGTTCATGTTTTTGGATTTCACTCGGTCAACAAGTGCGCGATATTCGGTTTCAAACGCAGTACGATTAATGGCTGTACCGATGTTTAAATTCCATGCTGTAGCGACCCAAACTGCTCTGAGTTCGTAGTCTTTTTCCTCATACTCATTAAGGGGTACAGCAGCGGTCGTTTGAAAAATCGATGGGGTTTCTTTTTTAGGTTGTTGTTGACCATATAGGAACGTTCCGAGCAGGAACAAGCAAATGCCGATAATGGTTGTTTTTAATAGCTTCATTCAGCCACCTCTTTCAATGTTTGTTGTAAGGAGACCATCCCTTGACGGCTCTTGTCTTGATTTAAAAATGTTTTATAGGTGAAAAATACATGACCTTTGACGGTTTTGTATGGGTTTGCGTATTTCAACTGATTCGATACTTCTTCTGGATTTTCATATTCACCTTCATTACCAAGGCGATATGCCCCGTGACCAAGGTATAAATCAACGTTGGTATGTTGACAGGTTTTGACCCAAAAACGAACCAAATCTGCATAAGGTGCTAGTGGGTGTCCAAACTCCCAGTAGAGTTGTGGAACGATGTAATCGATGTAACCTGATTTAACCCATAAATAGGCATCAGCGTATTGATTGTCATACGATTGGGTTGCTTTAGGGCTTACATGTGCACCGTGTTCTGATTCAACACTATTTCGCCATATACCAAATGGAGAAACCCCAAATCGGACACTTGGTTTTACCGCCTTAATCGCGTGATATACACCTTGGATGGCGAGTGTGACTTGATGTCTTCTAAAGTCATCTAGTGATTGGTTTTTATCGGGTCTTTCTTCATAATCTTTTAAATCATTTTCGATGTCATCTAGCCCTTGATAAGGGTAGAAATAATCGTCAAAATGAATACCAACAACTTCATAATTTTCGATGATTTCAACCATCGAATCGATGATGTGCTGTCGAACTTCCGCTTTGGCTGGGTTTAAGATGATTTGACCCTCTTTGTTTAAGATGATTAAATCCGGTCTTTGAACCGCTAGGTTATTGGAATCACACGTTTTTAAGTAATCATCTTTCTTAATTAACCCATTCAGTGAAACACGGTATGGATTACACCAAGCATGGACTTCAATGTCTCGCTTTTTCGCTTCGTCGATGACAAACTTCAAGACGTCAAATGGGGGTTGTTTACCTTCTTGACCAGTTAAATATCGACTGATGGGATTTAACTGTGAAGTATAAAAAGCGTCATTTGTTGTTCTCACTTGATAAAAGATGGCATTCAAGTGGAAGTTTTTCGCTGTATCCAACATGGTGATGATCTTTTGTTGATAGTCATACACATCGGTCAACACAGGAAAATCGATGTTCGCAACATTCGATACCCACATCGCACGAAATGGTTTTTTCAATTGGATTTGATTGGATACTTCTACCACCTGGGTTGTCCCATAGTAAACGATGGGTTGAGATGGGTTTTTATATAAATGTAATTTCATGTGTTCTCCTACTTAATGACTGGACTAATGTCGCCTAGAACGACCAATTTGGTCGCACCGGTTGCGGATAATATGTGATTGAAGTGTCGATTTAACGTCTCATTGCCGAGTATCACAAAAGCGACAGCTTCTTTACATTTAGAATCCATGCCGTGGTCTTCTAATGTAGATACTTTGATGGGGTATATACCCTTTCGAATGTTTTCGATGATGAATGGGTTATATGCACCACCACCTGAGAAAACAATTTCATCAATGGGTTGTGTTTTAAGCATCTTTCGATAGCTTTCAATAATACTATTTACCGTAAACATCGATAAGGTGTGCACGATATCGTTGGGATGTTCGTCTTTATACGTTTGAATCAAATGCGCCGTATAATCATCGCCGAATAATTCTCTACCAGTGGATTTTGGAAAATCCTGTTTGAGATATGGGTGAGCCATGAGTGTTTCATACAAGGGTTCTATCAATTTCCCTAAAGAAGCATGATAGCCATTTCGATCGTAGGGTTCATTGAACAGTTTTTTCATTGCGTAATCAATCATCATGTTCGCTGGGCCCGTATCAAACGCGATGACTTGGTTGATATCTTGACCTTTAGGCATCAAGGTTAAATTCGATATCCCGCCGAGGTTATGCATCGCGATGGTCTTATCTTTTTGACTGAACAGGACATATTCAGCATAAGGCACCAACGGCGCACCTTGGCCACCTACGGCCATATCTGCAACTCTAAAGTTGGATACGGTAGTGATGCCTGTCAGTTGAGCGATGATTGAACCAAAGCCAAGTTGTAAGGTGCTTTTAACATGGTCCTTGGATGTGGTCGGTATATGGTATATGGTTTGGCCGTGTGAGGCGATAAAATCGATATTGGATGGTTGTAAGTTTTGGGTTTTTAAGAACTGATTGATGGCGTCAGAAAAGGCATATCCTAATTCAAAATTGAGACTGGTGATGTCTCTAACGTTTGTTTTAAGTTGAATCGTATCTTGAATTTTTTCAACCAATCCTGGTTCTAATTCATAGGATTGATGGGCAATGACTCTAACGGATGTGTCCATAAAAGACCCATCTATTTCACATAAGACCACATCGATGCCATCCAGTGAGGTCCCACTCATTAAGCCAATTGACAATTTCATGGTTGTTTCTCCATCTTCGCTATTCATTATAGTGGTTTTACTTTGTAATTGAAACGCTTTCATTGTCTTTTGGTTGTTTTTTTCAAAATGGAAAAAAATCCCTTAGACGAGAAAAAAAGTATGCATCACGCATACTCTTTTATTATCGTTTAAATTGTTTGAATGTTTGATAGGTGGTTTCGAGCATTTTAACGGAACGGTCAATGTCTGTATATGCACAATGCGAGAACAATGCGTCCACAACAGCGAGCTGTGAAATACGCGATGTCATCGCTGCACTTCTAAACTCCCCTTCCAATGAAGAGGTATAAATGACGATGTCACCTAAGTCCGCTAAAATGGATGATCCTAACTTCGTAATCACAATGATTTTCGCTTTATTTTCTTTCGCTAACAAAGCGGATGAAATGATTTCTTTGGTTTTACCTGAGTTACTGATGAATATGATGACGTCTTTTTGATTGATGAAGGATGCGTCTACCAATTGGTCATGTGATTCGCCTTGAGCGATACAAAACTTATTGATACGTCTGAGTTTCATTTCTAAATCTTTACAAACGATATAAGAAGATCCTTTACCAAAAATGAGGATTTTTCTCGCACTCATAATGATTTCAGCGGCTTTTTCATAGGTATCTTCATTGTATAGTTTTAAGGTATCTTCTAAGACACGAATATCATTTTCAATCGCGACTTTACCGGTATTGAATTTCTTGGTCAAAATGACGTCTGAATATTCGGTATGTTCAGGAATTTCAACTTTCGCGTTGGCTAAAATAAAGTCGATTTTAAAATCCTTGAATCCACGATATCCAAGTTTTTTGCACATTCTAACGACAGAGGCTGGTGAGGTATAGGCTGCTTCTGCAATCTTTTCAATCCCGAAATCTTTTAAGTCTTCTTTATGTTCAATAAGATAATCCAATACAACCTTTTCGGCCATACTGAGTTCTTCTTTGTTTTTTAGCATATTTAACATGATGCTCATAAAAATAAAACCCCCATTCTCTACTTCTATCGATGAATCACCATAGTAATTATAACATAGAAGTATCTAAATGTAAGGGCTTTACATCATTTTTAATGATGGGGTTTTGTTAATTCAAAATCATTCTTGATAGGCTATGGTTTAAATGACCTTACTTGGATTTAGAATGCCTTTAGGGTCAAAAACCTGTTTAATGCCTTTCATGAGTTGGATTTGTGTATCTCCCAATAAGTCAATCATATAAGCCTTTTTAGCATATCCTATGCCGTGCTCACCTGAGACCACACCACCCATTTCAAAGGCTTTATCATACATGAGTTTAAATCCTTTATGAACAATGGATTCCCAATCGGATTGAGACATCCCGTCTTTACAAAAATAGATGTGCAGGTTTCCATCCCCAATGTGTCCAAAATAGGGGATTCGAATATGGAGTTGTTCAGATACTTCTCTCGCATAAGCCAAGTATGCACTGACGGCAGATCGTGGTAAACAAACATCGATTTCATCAATCTCATCGGTCGATGATTTGATGGCTTCAAGGAATCCACCACGAACGGTCCATACGGATTTAGCACGCTCAGCCGTGTCAACTAAGAACACATCAATCGCACCCAATTCCAAGCACATGTTAGAAGCAATCTTAATGTCATTTTCAACCGATGCATCGGTATTACCATCATAGGATAACAATAAATATGCTTCGAAGTTGTTGTGTGGAATCTTCTTGCCTAAGAAAGTTTCAGAGTACTGTAACGATTGTTTTTCTAGGAATTCTACTGCAGTTGGTGTGACATGGTTCTTAATCAGTACAGGTGCAGCTTTAATGGCTTCTTCACGGTTATGGAATGGCACCAATAGTGAAACGGTTTTCTTTGGTTTAGAGATCAGTTTTAAGGTAGCGGAAACGATGATGCCTAGGGTACCTTCAGAACCAATGATGAGGTCTTTTAGACCGTAACCGGTAGAGTTTTTAACGACTTTCCCCCCGGTTTGGATGATTTCACCATTGGGTAAAACCACTTCTAATCCCCTCACCCAGTCTCTCGTAACACCATATTTGATGGCACGCATACCACCTGCATTGGTGGAAATATTACCACCGATGGTCGCGGTTTTTTCGCCTGGGTCAGGTGCGTAAAATAAGTTTTCTTTTTCTACGGCTTCATAAATATCTAGCAACAGTACCCCTGGTTCAACGGTTAAAGTCAAATTGACATTGTCTAATTCAATGATGTGATTCATTTTAGAGGTATTCAATAAAATACCACCATGAACTGGTACACAGGATCCAACCAACCCTGTACCAGCACCACGAACGGTGACTGGCAAATTGTTTTCATAGGCATAAGCCATGATTTTTGAAACTTGATATTTGTCGGATACATAGACATGGGCTTCTGGTTTGCCAGAAACATTTTTTAATTCATCGTGCGTAAATTCATGGTCAATGTCTCCACCCACGGTGATGTGTTCAGCGCCGACGATATTGGTTAAAACTTCGATGTCGTGACGATCTAATTGCTTAAACATGTTTGATAACCCCCATTTGTTCTAATAGTTCATTGAGTTTTGGTACAACCTGATATAAATCCCCACAGATGGCATAATGTGAATGGTCAAATAGCTTGCAGCGTGGGTCTTGATTGATGGTGATGATAGTTTCAGATTCTTTCATCCCTTCGATGAAATGAACCGATCCACTGATGCCGATGTTGATGAGTAATTTGGGTTTTACAGTTCGACCCGATAGACCAATTTGGTGTCTCGCGTCAAACCACCCGTTTTCAATCAATGGTCTTGTACAAGCCAAATCTGCACCTAGTAAGGCTCTCAACGGTTCGATGAGTTCCAAATCTTTTTGTTTCTTAATCCCTCTACCAAGCGCGATGATAATTTCCGATTCAGAAATATCTTTGGCTTGTGGTTTATGGACGGTTTCTACCAACGTGATTTTGGATGATTTTGGAATGTCTAAAACCGATTCATAATGAACTTGTCCAAACGGTTCTACGATGGCTGGACGATTAAACATTTTGTATCGGATGGTGGCGAGTTGTGGGCGGTTATTCGGTGTATTGATTTTCGCCATGATATTTCCACCAAAAGCAGGTCTGATTTGTAAAAGATCGCCTTCTTCAGTGATATCTAGCATCGTACAATCCGCGGTTAACCCCGTTCTTAAACGCGCCGCTACTCTTGGAGCGAAACTTCTACCCAATGGGGTTGAACCGAATAGAATCACGTTGTTTTGATATTTTTTATAGAACGTTTCAACCACATGGGTGTAACGTTCGACATTGAATTCGCCATATAAAGCATCTTCATAGACAAAAACATCGTCTACACCATAGCTTAAACACGCATCTACCATGGATTTGGTATCACTACCGATGACGATAGCATATACTTTTTCTTGTGTTTTTGATGCGATTTCTTTGGCTTTTCCTAAAAGTTCAAAACCTACCGGGTGACACACATTGTGGTGTTGTTCCATGAATACAGCGATGCCTTTATATAACGATTTATCGATTTTCGGTCTCGAATCGTCAATGAATTCACAAACCCCTTTCGGGCCCTTTTTCACACAAAGCTTACAGACGCGGCAGCTCGCATTGATGGATAAGTATTCGTCGACATATTCGAACGCATTGAATGGACAAATTTGTTTGAGTTGATCAGCCACCGCTTTCGTGACTTTGGAATTATCTACTTTGATATAGCCCATGGTAACCTCCTATAAGAAACGCTTATCTTTTAGTATCTCTACTAATTGATTAGATAGCGTTTGTGGGTCACCTTCAAAGCGGGTAGAATGCATCGATTTATCTGGTGAAAAAATCTCATCTACCTGGGTTGGTGAACCGTTTAAACCATAATGATTTTCATTTTGGTCTTCTAAATCTTTAAATGTAACGTAATTTATCTTGTAGTTATCGAATAAAAGCGATCTTCTAAAGGATGGCAATCTTGGCGTATTTGCATCTTTTTCTACGGTTAATAGACATGGTAATTCAACTTTTACGACTTCTTCATATTGGTCATAGGCACTCTTAACAATGACATATTCAGGGGTTACTTCAATGAGTTCTTTGACATAAGGCACATGTGGTATACCTAAGAACTCTGCTATCTCAGGTCCCACTTGAGCTGTATCACCATCGGTGGTTTGTTTGCCACAAATGACGATATCGTATTCATGAATGTGTTTAACCAATTGGCTGATGGTATATGAGGTTGCGAGCACATCCGCTCCTGCAAATTTTCTATCGGTCAATAGTGTGGCTTCATCTGCCCCCATGTACAATGCTTCTTTCAACACTTGAGTGGCTGATTGTGGCCCCATACTGATGGCGTGAACCAATGTATTGGGTACACGTGATTTGATTTGAAATGCAGTTTCTAATCCAAATAGGTCAAACGGATTCATTTTAACGTTTTGTGAATCCCTAATCAGTACACCTGTGATGGGGTCTACTTGGACATTGGATGAGGCAGGTACTTGTTTGATACAGGTAATAATTTTCATAGTGGTCTCCTAAACGGCTTTTGTAAAGAAACCAATCCAAGGGTTAGTTGGATTGGTTAGCGTTGTGTTGTGCTTGGGTATAGTCTCGAATGAAATCTAAGAAGTTGAGCATATCATTCGAATATACGGTATACGATAATTGTTGTGAATAAGACGATTGCTTGTAGGTTTCATGGTCACCAAACGCCCGTACTTGTATGGTATAAGTCCCCATTGGTAAGTTCAAATTCACAGATGTGGATGTCGTATCTATCTTGGTCGTGCCATTGATCCATACTTCATAACGAGTAGCGTGTTCAATGGTATTAAATGACAATTGACCGTTTTCATCGATGAATAATTGATTAGGTGTACTTAAAACCGTTCTAGTGTCTGGATATGGAATCGGTGGTAAACCCACAGGTAAGTTACCTTTAATGAAGAATACCCCATTGGCATTCGATCTTAAATGACCATCCGACGGTGTATTGACAATGTCATAATCATCGCCATTGAGAATGGCCATGGTGGTTGAGCCACCACCATCCAGATTGATCGCGTGGTCGGCTTCGAAATACGCCATGATTTCGGCCATTTCATATGCAGTTACGCCGTCCATCCCAAGTGGCATGTTTCTACCATCGACTGTAACAAAGAATACCGTACCATCATTTTTAATGCCTACAGCGGTTCTAGGTGCTCGAAATTGATAAGACGCTCCCTGTGTAAATTCAGTCACAGGCAACCCATCTTTCACCAATATTTCCCATCCGCCTACGGCGTCTCTGACACCTTCAAATGCGCCAGATAGACGTTGTTGAATGACAATGGTATCGTTTGGTTCGATGAATCCTTCTGAAAATACTTTGGAACCCATCAAAACAAATTGGTGTTCTTGAACCGAAACGGTATCATTGGTTTCACTTGAGTATTGGCCTCTCGCAAAATACCTTGAACCTGAACCATCGGATTTAATATCACTCGCTTCTATCATCATCTTGGATGACCCTGAAGGAATTTCATTTGCGTATTCAGGGAAAATGACAGTCACTTCATTGGTGTTCGCTGGTTCACGATTGAATCCATCGACTTTAACCGGATTCAACTTAAGTGAACCATCTTGGTCAAATACCATCACTTCATAACCGCTAAAGGTTGGTTTACCAAACACCACATCGCCATTGGCTTTGAATCCAACCAATGTTCTTGCCCAAGTGGTCCCTTGGAAAATGACTTCATAATTTCTAACATAAGGTGACACAGGAATGCCATTGCTCATGTTGTAGAAATCACCATTGACACCTGCGATGACTTTGACATCAGGAAATTTTTGATGGATGTTATAAATTTGTTGAGGCACTGTTGACATACCAAATCCAAAATCTTGATAATTATCCCCAACCACCACTTGAATGTGGGGGTTATTTTTAAGGTTGATTCCTGCATAATTAATGACTTGTTCGGAAATCGTACCATTGAAGTCGATTTCAGCAGCAATCTTAATGTGTCTAACCCCTTCAACATACTGGGTATCTCTAGACTTTTGATAAATTCTTAAAGCGGCTTCAACACGGAAAGGTTGAATCCATGTGAGGGTCAATAACGTAACAAATAACAACAATAAGGTTTTCTTGATCCATTGGTTACGATACATAGGTTGGTACCTCCACCGTTGTTTGATTATAATCATAGTAGTTTAAGATCAATTTATATACCAAATCACCAACGATGATGTCGAGTTTGATTTGTGTAATGAATGTGTCTACAGCCAACTCAAAATTAGCGTAAGTAGCTTCATCATCATAGGTTTGTACGAATGCTTCAATCGATGGATAAGTACCATAGTTGAGTAAGTATCTGGAATCCAGCAAAGTGAAATCTGATTCTTTGAGGGTATCAAAGAACTGTATAGGTGTGTTTGTATTGAATTCTATGGTTTCTCTTTGATAACCGGATGTGGTTGGATAGTATCTGTATAGACTTGATCCAACAGTTTCAAAATATTCCATATGATTGCCTGCTTGAACCGATGATTTGGATCCATCAAACTTTAATATCGATGTAGATGTCTCTTCACCCAATGTAACGACCCATTCCACCGAAACGTTGGCTAATTGTGCCGTATTATATAATTTATTTTCAAAATCTGTGCGATTGATCACGCATTTGCCATCAATGAGTGATTCATTGTCATTACAGATGGGTCCAGTATTTTGGTTACAGCCATATAAGGCTAAACCACCCAACACCCATAAACATATGAGGATATACTTTTTCATATTTTTCTCCCTTGGTATAGCATTTTACGGCTTCATTGTATCAAAGGGCTTACGAAAAAGTTATTCACAAACCGAAACAAGACTTATTTATTATAAATAACCAAAAATAAAAGCACGATGCACGTGCTTATATATAAATCCAATAAATACGCATTTCAACACCATCATAGGCGTCCATGGTGAATCTTTCGAAGATGCCACCACAGGCTTCAATGGTCTTTCTAGAGCCCAAATTGTGAATGCTACAAGATATCATAGCGGCGTCTTGTCCTAACGATTTGATTTGTTCTAAAGCCAAAGCTAGTGATAATTTCGCGTAACCCAATTTACGATATTTAGGTCGAACGGACGCGCCGGCATGACCATAGGTTTGTCTAAGTTCATCATCTAAGAAATGACGAATGTTGAGCATCGCGTACAGTTCTTGATTGTTATCCACAAGCAAATACTCTGAGGTTGGAATGGTATCCTCAGGGGTATTTGCTTGTTTTTTAACTTCTAGGTGTTTCAACCAATCGGTATAGTGGTCAAAACGACCCAAGCCACCTGTGCCATTCAGTGTGTCTTGATTGGCTAGCATCTCTTGTTTGTAATCCATTACAATGGTTTCATGTGAGCTGTTTGGTTCGACCAAATGGTAC harbors:
- a CDS encoding electron transfer flavoprotein subunit beta/FixA family protein, which translates into the protein MKIITCIKQVPASSNVQVDPITGVLIRDSQNVKMNPFDLFGLETAFQIKSRVPNTLVHAISMGPQSATQVLKEALYMGADEATLLTDRKFAGADVLATSYTISQLVKHIHEYDIVICGKQTTDGDTAQVGPEIAEFLGIPHVPYVKELIEVTPEYVIVKSAYDQYEEVVKVELPCLLTVEKDANTPRLPSFRRSLLFDNYKINYVTFKDLEDQNENHYGLNGSPTQVDEIFSPDKSMHSTRFEGDPQTLSNQLVEILKDKRFL
- a CDS encoding phosphodiester glycosidase family protein — its product is MYRNQWIKKTLLLLFVTLLTLTWIQPFRVEAALRIYQKSRDTQYVEGVRHIKIAAEIDFNGTISEQVINYAGINLKNNPHIQVVVGDNYQDFGFGMSTVPQQIYNIHQKFPDVKVIAGVNGDFYNMSNGIPVSPYVRNYEVIFQGTTWARTLVGFKANGDVVFGKPTFSGYEVMVFDQDGSLKLNPVKVDGFNREPANTNEVTVIFPEYANEIPSGSSKMMIEASDIKSDGSGSRYFARGQYSSETNDTVSVQEHQFVLMGSKVFSEGFIEPNDTIVIQQRLSGAFEGVRDAVGGWEILVKDGLPVTEFTQGASYQFRAPRTAVGIKNDGTVFFVTVDGRNMPLGMDGVTAYEMAEIMAYFEADHAINLDGGGSTTMAILNGDDYDIVNTPSDGHLRSNANGVFFIKGNLPVGLPPIPYPDTRTVLSTPNQLFIDENGQLSFNTIEHATRYEVWINGTTKIDTTSTSVNLNLPMGTYTIQVRAFGDHETYKQSSYSQQLSYTVYSNDMLNFLDFIRDYTQAQHNANQSN
- a CDS encoding electron transfer flavoprotein subunit alpha/FixB family protein codes for the protein MGYIKVDNSKVTKAVADQLKQICPFNAFEYVDEYLSINASCRVCKLCVKKGPKGVCEFIDDSRPKIDKSLYKGIAVFMEQHHNVCHPVGFELLGKAKEIASKTQEKVYAIVIGSDTKSMVDACLSYGVDDVFVYEDALYGEFNVERYTHVVETFYKKYQNNVILFGSTPLGRSFAPRVAARLRTGLTADCTMLDITEEGDLLQIRPAFGGNIMAKINTPNNRPQLATIRYKMFNRPAIVEPFGQVHYESVLDIPKSSKITLVETVHKPQAKDISESEIIIALGRGIKKQKDLELIEPLRALLGADLACTRPLIENGWFDARHQIGLSGRTVKPKLLINIGISGSVHFIEGMKESETIITINQDPRCKLFDHSHYAICGDLYQVVPKLNELLEQMGVIKHV